Proteins from a genomic interval of Haloprofundus salinisoli:
- a CDS encoding DUF354 domain-containing protein: MRYLIFTNTPAHVHVYKNVVRRLEDRGHEVHILARDYTCTKDLLEYYDLPFEIYGHHDTAAYSNTGMAQELATQLLKIPVSAKRFDPDVVVGLGAYAAYAGTLLRAETILLRDSAPGTLLPKLASKFADVVLTPDVYGLDLGPNHYTFPGLKECAYLHPDVFESDTSVREELGVGSDERFVMLRFNSFDAMHDAGKKGFSLEDRRKLIEHLSEQATVLVSDEGDNMDFDDLPARPYDIHPARMHDALAEASLLIADTGTMVTEASLLGTPAIRSSAFVDQEFGEFAELERHGLIDNITDFDAVVERADELLVDESVPALWQERRRTFMDERVNLTELIVDVVTDPRAVSRNASLTRYSERKNVEQTDATPL; the protein is encoded by the coding sequence ATGAGGTATCTAATATTCACGAACACTCCGGCCCACGTTCACGTGTACAAGAACGTGGTCCGGCGACTGGAGGACCGTGGACACGAGGTCCACATTCTGGCGCGTGACTACACGTGCACCAAGGACCTCCTCGAGTACTACGACCTCCCGTTCGAGATATACGGCCACCACGACACGGCGGCGTATTCGAACACCGGGATGGCTCAGGAACTGGCGACGCAACTGCTCAAGATTCCGGTTTCGGCCAAGCGATTCGACCCCGACGTCGTCGTCGGTCTCGGCGCGTACGCCGCCTACGCGGGGACGCTCCTTCGCGCAGAGACGATTCTCCTCCGCGACTCCGCTCCCGGGACGCTGCTGCCGAAACTCGCCAGCAAGTTCGCGGACGTGGTGCTTACACCCGACGTGTACGGCCTCGACCTCGGACCGAACCACTACACGTTCCCCGGTCTGAAGGAGTGCGCGTACCTCCACCCCGACGTGTTCGAATCGGACACGAGCGTCCGCGAGGAGCTCGGCGTCGGGTCCGACGAACGTTTCGTCATGCTTCGCTTCAACTCGTTCGACGCGATGCACGACGCCGGGAAGAAAGGGTTCTCACTCGAAGACCGCCGCAAACTCATCGAACACCTCTCCGAGCAGGCGACGGTGCTCGTCTCCGACGAGGGCGACAACATGGACTTCGACGACCTTCCGGCGCGACCGTACGACATCCACCCCGCGCGGATGCACGACGCGCTCGCGGAGGCGTCGCTGCTCATCGCCGACACGGGGACGATGGTCACCGAAGCGTCGCTGCTCGGCACGCCGGCGATTCGGTCGAGCGCGTTCGTCGACCAGGAGTTCGGCGAGTTCGCCGAACTCGAACGCCACGGCCTCATCGACAACATCACCGACTTCGACGCCGTCGTCGAGCGAGCGGACGAACTGCTCGTCGACGAGAGCGTCCCCGCGCTCTGGCAGGAGCGTCGCCGGACGTTCATGGACGAGCGGGTGAATCTCACCGAGCTCATCGTCGACGTCGTGACCGATCCGCGGGCGGTCAGCAGAAACGCCTCGCTGACTCGCTACAGTGAACGAAAGAACGTCGAACAGACCGACGCAACCCCGCTGTAA
- a CDS encoding flippase, which yields MVDKGGELKTLLSSASLVIVGGLVGSAGKLFERIIVGRALAPDAYGEMNIGFAVMTFATTLSLVGFTQAIPRYLSRYDDDADRRGLWVGGMILTGALALLATVSVTVFAEQLAEWFFDSGEQAVTLLRLFGLTIPFVVGMQVAVGAIRGYENTIYKTYVQDLTYPLTRIGLIAVFLFGLGGGLLTVGYAYLVSAVLAFVVAHVLLNRLISLRGSFRTHNKKMLAFSAPLIVSTVMSILIIQMDNIMLGYFTTSFQTGQYGAAYTLASGMLVALSGFGFIMLPMASRLDADGNHEEIDTIYSTTTKWIYILTFPAFFTFVIFPGDVLQIVFNSDYLPAAQVLPILALGFFTSAMVGRNRETLSALGETKFILVSNSTAFAVNFALNVTLIPMYGFVGAGIASAVSLAVLNGIVVLVLKMKFDITPMSPANVRTFVFVPLLLLPLGFAFERYTDFSPSLVTLFPFLVTIGLLGIVVVVAVGALQEEDLFVIEFFEDRLGRQIPFVRRYFAS from the coding sequence ATGGTCGACAAGGGTGGCGAACTCAAGACGCTGTTGTCGAGCGCCAGCCTCGTCATCGTCGGCGGCCTCGTCGGGTCGGCGGGAAAACTCTTCGAGCGGATCATCGTCGGACGGGCGCTCGCGCCCGACGCCTACGGTGAGATGAATATCGGGTTCGCCGTGATGACGTTCGCGACGACGCTGTCGCTCGTCGGTTTCACGCAGGCGATTCCCCGATATCTGTCCAGATACGACGACGACGCCGACCGGCGCGGCCTCTGGGTCGGCGGGATGATACTCACCGGTGCGCTCGCCCTCCTCGCGACGGTCAGCGTCACCGTCTTCGCCGAGCAGCTAGCGGAGTGGTTCTTCGATAGCGGAGAGCAGGCCGTCACGCTGTTGCGACTCTTCGGGCTGACTATCCCCTTCGTCGTCGGGATGCAGGTCGCCGTCGGTGCGATTCGCGGGTACGAGAACACCATCTACAAGACGTACGTACAGGATCTGACGTATCCGTTGACGCGTATCGGACTCATCGCCGTGTTCCTCTTCGGACTCGGTGGTGGGCTTCTCACCGTCGGGTACGCCTACCTCGTCTCCGCCGTCCTGGCGTTCGTCGTGGCCCACGTGCTCCTCAACCGGCTGATCTCGCTTCGGGGGTCGTTCAGGACGCACAACAAGAAGATGCTCGCGTTCTCCGCGCCGCTCATCGTCTCGACCGTGATGTCCATCCTCATCATCCAGATGGACAACATCATGCTCGGGTACTTCACGACCTCCTTCCAGACGGGGCAGTACGGGGCGGCGTACACGCTCGCGTCGGGGATGTTGGTCGCGCTCTCGGGCTTCGGATTCATCATGCTCCCGATGGCGTCGCGGCTCGACGCCGACGGCAACCACGAGGAGATAGACACCATCTACTCGACGACGACGAAGTGGATCTACATCCTCACGTTCCCGGCGTTTTTCACGTTCGTCATCTTCCCCGGCGACGTGCTGCAGATCGTCTTCAACAGCGACTACCTCCCGGCGGCGCAGGTGCTGCCCATCCTCGCGCTCGGATTCTTCACCAGCGCGATGGTCGGTCGCAACCGCGAGACGCTATCGGCGCTCGGTGAGACGAAGTTCATCCTCGTGTCGAACTCCACCGCGTTCGCCGTGAACTTCGCGCTCAACGTCACCCTGATTCCAATGTACGGCTTCGTCGGTGCCGGTATCGCCTCCGCAGTCTCGCTTGCGGTACTGAACGGAATCGTCGTACTGGTGTTGAAGATGAAGTTCGACATCACGCCGATGTCCCCGGCGAACGTCCGGACGTTCGTCTTCGTCCCGCTGCTGCTGTTGCCCCTGGGATTCGCGTTCGAGCGGTACACCGACTTCTCGCCGTCGCTAGTGACGCTGTTTCCGTTTCTCGTCACCATCGGACTGCTCGGAATCGTCGTCGTCGTTGCAGTCGGCGCGCTACAGGAGGAAGACCTGTTCGTCATCGAGTTCTTCGAGGACCGACTCGGACGGCAGATTCCGTTCGTCCGCCGGTACTTCGCCTCGTAG
- a CDS encoding DapH/DapD/GlmU-related protein, which yields MPTELRASDIASFLGASLDGNDVSVSGVESLYDATAEDFAFSRYDDPEELARSAAGLLICPESTPELDRALIRHPDPKLGFVKAAREFFADPIEETTIHPSAVVEDGAELGDRCYVGAQAYIGDAVTLGDDCRIHAGTTLGEPGFGFARDETDRPLRQPHLGEIVIGDDVEIGANSSVDRAAFSETVIGDGSVLSAQVHIAHQVFVGENVSMAYGAGVSGSTEIGDRVVVQPHVAVAGHLTVGDDAELGIGSTVLDDVDAGTTVVGSPARPIRR from the coding sequence GTGCCCACCGAACTACGCGCCTCCGACATCGCATCGTTTCTCGGCGCGAGCCTCGACGGCAACGACGTGTCCGTCTCCGGCGTCGAGTCGCTGTACGACGCGACGGCCGAGGATTTCGCTTTCTCCCGGTACGACGACCCCGAGGAACTCGCTCGCTCCGCCGCCGGACTGCTCATCTGCCCGGAGTCGACGCCCGAACTCGACCGCGCGCTCATCCGCCACCCGGACCCGAAACTCGGCTTCGTGAAGGCCGCCCGCGAGTTCTTCGCCGACCCGATAGAAGAGACCACCATCCACCCGAGCGCCGTCGTCGAAGACGGCGCGGAACTCGGCGACCGGTGTTACGTCGGCGCGCAGGCGTACATCGGCGACGCCGTGACGCTCGGCGACGACTGCCGAATCCACGCCGGAACGACCCTGGGCGAACCCGGATTCGGGTTCGCCCGCGACGAGACCGACCGACCGCTCCGACAACCCCACCTCGGCGAAATCGTCATCGGCGACGACGTCGAAATCGGCGCGAACAGCAGCGTCGATCGCGCCGCGTTCTCGGAGACGGTCATCGGTGACGGCTCCGTCCTCAGCGCGCAGGTTCACATCGCACATCAGGTCTTCGTCGGCGAGAACGTCTCCATGGCGTACGGCGCCGGCGTCTCCGGTAGCACCGAAATCGGCGACCGGGTGGTCGTCCAGCCGCACGTCGCCGTCGCCGGTCACCTCACCGTCGGCGACGACGCCGAGTTGGGTATCGGTTCGACCGTCCTCGACGACGTCGACGCGGGAACGACCGTCGTCGGGTCGCCCGCCCGGCCGATACGGCGATAG
- a CDS encoding flippase gives MAASGEELKSLLSSASLVIVGGLVGATGRLAERVIIGRVLSPADYGEVSIGLAMLTFVTTLSLVGFTQGVPRYLSRYESDEQRRGVWVSGIVFAGLVGVVAGAAVFASAGFLTENLLDEADSVRLVQLFAVAVPFVVGMQIGVGAIRGHENTIYKTYVQDLLYPVGRIVLIFALLSAGYGIVVVGYAYLAAAIAAFVLSHVLLSRLMTLRGPFETHTREMLAFSAPLVISTVMSTMLTQTDTLMLGYFRASEEAGLYSAAYTLGTGMLVVLSAFGFLYLPLASRLDSDGQRDEVGTIYQTTTKWVYIVTFPAFLTFVVFPRDILRIIFGASYEPAALALIIVSIGFFLSAAVGRDRETLSALGETNYILVGNVAGFVFNFLVNLVLIPQYGMEGAAVTSAVSMAIVHVIVCGILKLRFGITPFSDESVRTFVLLPLALIPPALVLSNWVSLSTLTLLPFLVVVGLLGIAVVAVGGALQEEDLIVVEFIEDLLGVRIPLVRRYFPT, from the coding sequence ATGGCCGCTTCGGGCGAAGAACTGAAGTCGTTACTGTCGAGTGCGTCGCTCGTTATCGTCGGCGGACTCGTCGGTGCGACGGGACGGCTAGCCGAGCGCGTGATCATCGGTCGGGTGCTCTCTCCGGCCGATTACGGCGAAGTGAGCATTGGACTCGCGATGTTGACGTTCGTGACGACGTTGTCGCTCGTCGGTTTCACGCAGGGCGTCCCCCGGTATCTCTCGCGCTACGAGAGCGACGAGCAACGCCGCGGGGTGTGGGTGAGCGGCATCGTCTTCGCCGGCTTGGTCGGGGTCGTCGCGGGTGCGGCGGTGTTCGCTTCAGCGGGCTTTCTCACGGAGAATCTGCTCGACGAAGCGGACTCCGTCAGACTGGTGCAACTGTTCGCTGTCGCCGTCCCGTTCGTCGTCGGGATGCAGATCGGCGTCGGCGCGATTCGCGGACACGAGAACACGATTTACAAGACGTACGTTCAGGACCTCCTCTACCCGGTCGGTCGGATCGTCCTCATATTCGCACTGCTCTCCGCGGGTTACGGCATCGTCGTAGTCGGGTACGCGTACCTCGCCGCGGCGATAGCCGCGTTCGTCCTGTCACACGTCCTGCTGAGTCGGTTGATGACGCTTCGAGGACCGTTCGAGACGCATACCCGCGAGATGCTCGCGTTCTCCGCGCCGCTTGTCATCTCGACGGTGATGTCGACGATGCTGACGCAGACGGACACGCTCATGTTGGGCTACTTCCGCGCGTCGGAGGAAGCCGGACTGTACAGCGCGGCGTACACGCTCGGAACCGGCATGTTGGTCGTCCTGTCGGCGTTCGGATTTCTCTACTTGCCGCTCGCGTCCAGACTCGACTCCGACGGCCAGCGCGACGAAGTCGGCACCATCTACCAGACGACGACGAAGTGGGTGTACATCGTGACGTTCCCCGCCTTTCTGACGTTCGTCGTGTTCCCGCGAGACATCCTCCGGATAATCTTCGGCGCGTCGTACGAACCGGCCGCCCTGGCGCTCATCATCGTTTCCATCGGGTTCTTCCTGAGCGCCGCGGTGGGTCGAGACCGCGAGACGCTGTCGGCACTCGGCGAGACGAACTACATCCTCGTCGGCAACGTCGCCGGGTTCGTCTTCAATTTCCTCGTGAACCTCGTGTTGATTCCGCAGTACGGGATGGAGGGTGCGGCAGTCACCTCCGCGGTTTCGATGGCGATCGTTCACGTCATCGTCTGCGGAATCCTCAAACTCCGCTTCGGCATCACGCCGTTTTCCGACGAGTCCGTCAGAACGTTCGTGCTGCTACCTCTCGCGCTGATTCCGCCCGCGCTGGTGCTATCAAACTGGGTTTCGCTCTCGACGTTGACGCTGCTGCCGTTCCTCGTCGTCGTCGGACTGCTCGGTATCGCCGTCGTAGCCGTCGGCGGCGCACTGCAGGAAGAGGATCTGATCGTCGTCGAGTTCATCGAAGACCTGCTCGGCGTCCGTATCCCGCTGGTCCGCCGGTACTTCCCCACCTGA
- a CDS encoding alkaline phosphatase family protein, which translates to MHSDSTTRAFVLGLDGVPWGMLQSWIDDGHLPNFKRLADEGASGSLQSTRPASTPLAWPSIATGVWPDKHGLYDFQRLMEDYRREMYTSSDLSRPTLWEMLSPSIVANVPMTYPATDIDGKMVTGMLTPDFNDRFTSPKSLSEEIQEEIPDYIIGMRYADYHDRKDEFPAAIENLATQRRKLLSKLMTEEDWRLFFFVFTAPDRLQHLIWDEETLLAHYRLLDTILGDVLRYVEERGANLYVVSDHGFGPIDQYACANTLLEREGFLVRKQDKKRGALQRFGLTKQRIEETLGAVNLDIDTVARHLPDRFVDSVADQVPGDHALYDADFSKTEAFVHGSGHVFVNAEDRFDEGIVPRERVPEVKARLMELFESYTDPKTGDPVFEVFDGDDIYDDDEHSADIVLEGRPGYEVRASLTEDVCIDSGQLKASHRPEGIFFAWGDDVAAGASVDGATVVDVAPTLLHALGEPVPEDTDGRVLLEAFDDDSETAARSVEYGPYGEVGRGEAEEEDFSGVEDRLKGLGYME; encoded by the coding sequence ATGCATTCTGACTCAACGACGCGAGCGTTCGTGCTCGGACTCGACGGCGTCCCGTGGGGGATGCTTCAGTCGTGGATAGACGACGGGCATCTGCCTAACTTCAAGCGTCTCGCAGACGAGGGTGCGTCCGGTTCGCTTCAGAGTACTCGCCCGGCGTCGACGCCGCTGGCGTGGCCTTCCATTGCGACCGGCGTCTGGCCGGACAAACACGGTCTCTACGACTTCCAGCGACTCATGGAGGACTATCGCCGCGAGATGTACACGAGTTCGGATCTCTCGCGCCCGACGCTCTGGGAGATGCTGTCGCCGTCTATCGTGGCGAACGTGCCGATGACCTACCCCGCCACCGACATCGACGGCAAGATGGTCACCGGAATGCTCACGCCCGATTTCAACGACCGATTCACGAGTCCGAAGTCGCTCTCGGAGGAAATCCAGGAGGAGATCCCCGACTACATCATCGGGATGCGGTACGCGGACTACCACGACCGGAAAGACGAGTTCCCCGCCGCCATCGAGAACCTCGCTACCCAGCGCCGCAAACTACTCTCGAAACTGATGACGGAGGAAGACTGGCGACTGTTCTTCTTCGTCTTCACCGCACCCGACCGGCTCCAACATCTCATCTGGGACGAGGAGACGCTGCTGGCGCACTACCGCCTGCTCGACACGATTCTCGGCGACGTGCTTCGCTACGTCGAGGAGCGCGGAGCGAACCTCTACGTGGTCTCCGACCACGGTTTCGGCCCCATCGACCAGTACGCCTGCGCGAACACGCTGCTCGAACGGGAAGGGTTCCTCGTCCGAAAGCAGGACAAAAAGCGCGGCGCGCTCCAGCGTTTCGGCCTGACGAAACAACGCATCGAGGAGACGCTCGGCGCGGTCAACCTCGACATCGACACCGTCGCCCGACACCTGCCGGACCGGTTCGTCGACTCCGTCGCCGACCAGGTTCCGGGCGACCACGCGCTGTACGACGCGGACTTCTCGAAGACCGAAGCGTTCGTCCACGGCTCCGGCCACGTGTTCGTCAACGCCGAAGACCGGTTCGACGAGGGCATCGTCCCGCGCGAGCGCGTCCCCGAGGTCAAAGCTCGCCTGATGGAGCTGTTCGAGAGCTATACGGACCCCAAAACCGGCGACCCCGTGTTCGAGGTGTTCGACGGCGACGACATCTACGACGACGACGAACACTCCGCCGACATCGTCCTGGAGGGCCGGCCCGGCTACGAGGTCCGCGCCTCGCTCACTGAGGACGTCTGCATCGACAGCGGCCAGCTCAAGGCGTCCCACCGTCCCGAGGGAATCTTCTTCGCGTGGGGCGACGACGTGGCCGCCGGCGCGTCGGTCGACGGCGCGACCGTCGTCGACGTAGCGCCGACGCTCCTGCACGCGCTCGGCGAACCGGTCCCCGAGGACACCGACGGCCGCGTCCTGCTCGAAGCGTTCGACGACGACTCAGAGACGGCCGCCCGGTCCGTCGAGTACGGCCCCTACGGCGAGGTCGGCCGCGGCGAAGCCGAGGAAGAGGACTTCTCCGGCGTCGAGGACCGGCTGAAAGGTCTCGGCTACATGGAGTAG
- a CDS encoding alkaline phosphatase family protein: protein MDRTPHEPGATERSGKTIVLGFDALDFRYLDAFADDTPNLSALRERGVESSLASTFPPWTGSAWPSMYTGTDPSHHGIYGFFDYDGYPDDGTVVTRNDVRRPALWNYLDAEGVPSLVLNVPVTHPADPIRGALIPGYLATEDTAGFPGDVREALSASLGEEYTIYSRGETSSDKEKKLAGYLELIDLRKRAALSLMETYDWELAVIQVQKTDAVFHNFDEETAQRKVYAAADELAGAVLDAVDESTNVVVCSDHGIGPTTGYRIYLNEILRQHGYVETTNQGKQESLSTIKTDLTGESSADEKAETAGDESVRTRLFGSAGTVLQKVGISPTRVYETAKRFGVESALMSITPDEIRNAAGKHVDWRASKAYLQSGTRLGVRINLEGREPDGVVPESEYEDVRTDLIELLSDLETPDGNPAFDFVKRREEVYQGEYADKAPDILFLPREMNHQLSVKVYDPPFLSVDVYDHKQNGVFLGAGPAFEGPAPETMSLTDVAPVCMALAGFDIPDRMTGSVPEGLLSFSPSVRTYRDVPYGTEQIDAGGEEEVTERLEDLGYL from the coding sequence ATGGATCGGACACCTCACGAACCAGGGGCGACAGAGCGGAGCGGGAAGACAATCGTACTCGGATTCGACGCGCTCGACTTTCGCTACTTAGACGCGTTCGCCGACGACACGCCGAACCTCTCGGCGCTTAGAGAACGCGGGGTCGAATCGTCGCTCGCGTCGACGTTCCCGCCGTGGACCGGAAGCGCGTGGCCCTCGATGTACACCGGCACCGACCCCAGTCATCACGGTATCTACGGATTCTTCGATTACGACGGCTATCCAGACGACGGCACCGTCGTCACTCGAAACGACGTACGGAGGCCAGCGCTCTGGAACTACCTCGATGCCGAAGGAGTCCCGTCTCTCGTCTTGAACGTCCCCGTCACACACCCGGCAGACCCGATTCGCGGCGCTCTCATCCCGGGATATCTCGCGACCGAGGACACAGCCGGATTCCCCGGCGACGTCCGCGAAGCGTTGTCTGCGTCGCTCGGTGAGGAGTACACAATCTACTCGCGCGGAGAGACCTCGTCGGACAAAGAGAAGAAACTCGCCGGCTATCTCGAACTCATCGACCTTCGAAAACGCGCCGCACTCTCGCTCATGGAGACGTACGACTGGGAGCTGGCCGTGATACAGGTCCAGAAGACCGACGCGGTGTTTCACAACTTCGACGAGGAGACCGCCCAGCGGAAGGTGTACGCGGCCGCCGACGAGCTCGCGGGTGCGGTCCTAGACGCCGTCGACGAGTCGACGAACGTCGTCGTCTGCTCGGACCACGGCATCGGACCGACGACGGGGTACCGGATCTACCTCAACGAGATACTCCGACAGCACGGATACGTGGAGACGACCAACCAGGGGAAACAGGAGTCGCTCAGCACAATCAAGACCGATCTCACCGGTGAGTCGTCCGCAGACGAGAAAGCGGAAACGGCGGGTGACGAGTCGGTACGCACTCGCCTGTTCGGGTCCGCTGGGACGGTGCTCCAGAAGGTCGGCATCTCACCGACGAGAGTGTACGAGACGGCGAAGCGGTTCGGGGTCGAGTCGGCGCTCATGTCGATTACGCCGGACGAAATCCGTAACGCCGCGGGCAAACACGTCGACTGGCGTGCCTCGAAAGCCTATCTGCAGAGCGGAACTCGCCTCGGAGTCCGAATTAACCTCGAAGGGAGAGAACCCGACGGCGTCGTTCCGGAGTCGGAGTACGAAGACGTACGGACAGACCTGATCGAACTGCTCTCCGATCTGGAGACACCCGACGGAAACCCCGCGTTCGACTTCGTGAAACGACGCGAAGAGGTGTATCAAGGGGAGTACGCCGACAAAGCGCCCGATATACTGTTCCTCCCGCGGGAGATGAACCACCAACTCTCGGTGAAGGTGTACGACCCACCGTTTCTCTCGGTCGACGTCTACGACCACAAACAGAACGGCGTCTTCCTCGGTGCGGGCCCCGCATTCGAGGGCCCAGCGCCAGAGACGATGTCGTTGACCGACGTCGCACCCGTCTGTATGGCTCTCGCCGGATTCGACATTCCCGACCGGATGACCGGGTCGGTTCCGGAGGGCCTGCTCTCGTTTTCGCCGTCGGTCCGAACGTACAGAGACGTCCCGTACGGGACAGAACAGATCGATGCCGGCGGTGAGGAGGAAGTGACCGAACGTCTCGAAGACCTCGGATATCTCTGA
- a CDS encoding glycosyltransferase, protein MHVLNLTTNADARFYRLQVRALEESHGVTCTTLSVPGKHHAGSPRTAADYLRFFPQVIRQSLGEYDLIHANYGLTAPMALSQPRLPVVLSLWGSDLEGSYRAVSKTSARFCDAVIVMSEEMKESLGQECSVIPHGVDLERFSPTPQAEAQAELGWDDDKYHVLFPYSPERTVKDYPRAERVVEAARDQMSKPIELHTISGLPHPRVAVYMNASDSLLLTSKREGSPNVVKESLACNLPVVATRVGDVPERLAEVDPSFVCDSDEELVENLVRVLERNERSNGREEAKRIGIEQMADHIYEVYEEVLAKNGRKVTQTA, encoded by the coding sequence ATGCACGTTCTCAACCTGACTACCAACGCCGACGCAAGATTCTACCGACTACAGGTCCGGGCGCTCGAGGAGTCGCACGGAGTAACCTGTACGACTCTCTCCGTTCCGGGTAAACACCACGCCGGGTCCCCGCGAACAGCGGCCGACTACCTGCGGTTCTTCCCGCAGGTCATCCGCCAGTCGCTCGGTGAGTACGACCTGATTCACGCGAACTACGGCCTCACCGCGCCGATGGCGCTCTCACAGCCGCGACTACCGGTCGTGCTGTCGCTGTGGGGGTCGGACCTCGAAGGCTCTTACCGGGCGGTGAGCAAGACGTCCGCCCGGTTCTGCGACGCCGTCATCGTGATGTCCGAGGAGATGAAGGAGTCGCTCGGACAGGAGTGTTCGGTCATTCCCCACGGCGTCGACCTGGAGCGGTTCAGCCCGACGCCGCAGGCGGAAGCGCAAGCGGAGCTCGGGTGGGACGACGACAAGTACCACGTGTTGTTCCCGTACTCCCCCGAGCGAACGGTGAAGGACTACCCGCGCGCCGAGCGCGTGGTCGAAGCCGCTCGCGATCAGATGTCGAAACCGATCGAACTCCACACGATCAGTGGCCTCCCGCACCCCCGCGTCGCGGTGTACATGAACGCGTCCGATTCGCTTCTTCTCACGTCGAAGCGAGAGGGGTCGCCGAACGTCGTCAAGGAGTCGCTGGCGTGTAATCTGCCGGTCGTGGCGACGCGCGTCGGTGACGTTCCCGAACGACTCGCGGAGGTCGACCCGTCCTTCGTCTGTGACTCCGACGAGGAACTCGTCGAGAATCTGGTTCGAGTGCTCGAACGAAACGAGCGGTCGAACGGACGCGAAGAGGCCAAGCGCATCGGCATCGAGCAGATGGCCGACCACATCTACGAGGTGTACGAGGAGGTCCTCGCCAAGAACGGACGAAAGGTCACCCAGACGGCCTGA
- a CDS encoding glycosyltransferase family 2 protein, whose protein sequence is MYEGKTIGAVIPAYNEEKFIGEVIETLPEFVDRAYVIDDGSSDDTWNAIRRAAETVNEGWDAPAPRADGGIGFDRRVVPIQHEENRGVGGAIKTGYQHALTDHVDVTTVISGDGQTEPDIVERIIRPVALGDADYSKGNRLRGRAREDMPKFRQVGNFVLSLLTKIASGYWKLMDPQNGSTAISYAALDEVNLDSLYEDYGFANDLLVRLNVHGMVVADVSRRAVYKDEVSHIKYQEFIPKASVLLLRDFLWRLRAKYLVKDFHPLPLFYYFGAAAAALGAGSAARKLFKHEDSVPSVLLFFVGWLFMLFAMVFDLHENDDLQVIVHDPHEFD, encoded by the coding sequence ATGTACGAAGGAAAGACAATCGGCGCCGTGATACCGGCGTACAACGAAGAGAAGTTCATCGGCGAAGTCATCGAGACTCTCCCCGAGTTCGTCGACAGAGCGTACGTAATCGATGACGGCTCGAGTGACGACACGTGGAACGCCATCCGTCGCGCCGCCGAAACAGTCAACGAGGGCTGGGACGCGCCCGCCCCCCGCGCGGACGGCGGCATCGGCTTCGACCGCCGCGTCGTCCCTATCCAACACGAGGAGAACCGCGGCGTCGGCGGCGCGATCAAGACCGGCTACCAGCACGCGCTGACCGACCACGTCGACGTGACGACGGTTATCAGCGGCGACGGCCAGACCGAACCCGACATCGTCGAACGCATCATCCGGCCCGTCGCGCTCGGTGACGCCGACTACTCGAAGGGCAATCGCCTGCGAGGGCGCGCCCGGGAGGACATGCCGAAGTTCCGGCAGGTGGGTAACTTCGTGCTCTCGCTGCTGACGAAGATCGCCAGCGGCTACTGGAAACTGATGGACCCGCAGAACGGGTCGACGGCTATCTCCTACGCCGCGCTCGACGAAGTCAACCTCGACTCGTTGTACGAGGATTACGGCTTCGCGAACGACTTACTCGTCCGGCTCAACGTCCACGGAATGGTCGTCGCGGACGTCTCCCGCCGCGCGGTGTATAAAGACGAAGTCAGCCACATCAAGTACCAGGAGTTCATCCCGAAGGCGTCGGTGCTGCTGCTGCGCGATTTCCTCTGGCGACTCCGTGCGAAGTATCTCGTGAAGGACTTCCACCCGCTGCCGCTCTTCTACTACTTCGGCGCGGCCGCGGCGGCGCTCGGCGCTGGATCGGCGGCCCGCAAACTGTTCAAGCACGAAGACAGCGTGCCCTCGGTGCTGCTGTTTTTCGTCGGATGGCTGTTCATGCTGTTCGCGATGGTGTTCGACCTCCACGAGAACGACGACCTGCAGGTCATCGTCCACGACCCCCACGAGTTCGACTGA